One Anaeromicrobium sediminis genomic window, TCTACTTGACAGGGGGCAGTTCAATTTTTCATCAAGGAAGGCTTTTTTATATTATTCTATTGAGTCCTTCTATTTTTAATAAGTCCTCTCTAGTGGCTCCCATAGAATTTAATCTTTTTGCTACTTCCATAGGTTCTTGAATATAAGTCTTTATTAAAGTCCCATTTCCTATTATTCTGTAATTTTCTAAACTAGCTGGTATTAAAATAGTTTCTCCAGCTTTTAAAAATTCTATCTTATTATTATGGATAATATCTAAGTCTCCATCTAAACACATATATATTTTAAATATTTTTCCGTTTAGATTATCTACATATTTTCTCTTTACATTTATCTTTTCCACGGTAAATTTGTCACAAGATACATATACGGTTTTATCATAGTCCTTATTACTGAAAGTATATCCTTGTGCCTTATTATTTTTAACCCCATGGTCTATAACAGATACAGCATCTGTTATATGAAGTTGTCGTGGTTTTCCATCTAATCCCACCCTATCCCAATCATATAATCGATAGGTAGTATCACTGTTTTGTTGAATCTCTGCAATCAAAGTTCCTTCGCATATGGCATGGACTGTACCTGCTGGAATGTATAATACGTCTCCTGCCTTTATATCCACATAGTTTAGATTATCCTTGATAGAATTATTCATTACAGACTCTATGAATTCATCTTTACTGCAATCTTCTTTCAAACCATATATGATATTAGCATTTTCCATGGCGTCTACTATATACCACATTTCAATTTTTCCAGATTCACCTACTCTGTAGTTTGTATACTCATCATTTGGATGAACTTGTACAGATAATTTATCATTGGCATCTATATATTTAATTAATAAGGGAAAACTTTTAGCATATTCTTCATGATTTTCCCCTAATATATCATGTCCTTTAGAATTTATTAAATCTGTTATGGATATGTTTTTATATTTTCCATTCTTAATTAAACTAGTACCATGTTCATGACAACAAAGTTCCCAACTTTCGCCTATTGGTAGTTTTTCACTTATATTTCTCTGAAAATATCTCTGAATATTACTTCCACCCCATACCTTTTCTTTGTATAGAGGATAAAATTTCAGTGGATACACGATGATTTCCCCCTTAACTCTTAACTCTTAACTCTTAACTCTTAACTCTTAACCTATTCTCTCCATTACTTCATTCTTTATTCCCTCTGACTTCTCATCTGCCTCTTCCTGATTTTTTCCACAAACGGAAAAGTATATTTTAATCTTAGGCTCTGTTCCAGATGGTCTTACACAGAACCAGCTATCATCTTCTAGGGTAAAGTGTAATACATTAGATTCTGGCAATAATATTTTAGACTCAGAACCATCAAGTAAATTTATTTTTTTACTAGTTTTATAGTCTGCAAATATTTTTACATTTTTATTATCTATAACCTTAGGAGGATTACTTCTAAATTCTTCTATAATAGACGATATCTTTTCCATACCTTCTTTTCCAGCCATGGTTATAGATACTAAGTCTTCTTTATAATATCCATATTTTTCGTATAAACTATTTAATGCATCATATAAGTTCATACCTTTAGCCTTATAATATGCTGCCATTTCACATATTAGCATGGAAGCTATAACAGCATCCTTATCTCTTACAAAAGTTCCAGCTAAATATCCATAACTTTCTTCATATCCAAACAAGAAGTCTTTAGTATTATTTTTTTCAAACTCCCCTATTTTTTCCCCTATAAACTTAAATCCTGTTAATGTATCTATTGTGTCTATTCCAAAAGCTTCTCCTATTTTCTCTCCCATTTTACTAGTTACTATGGTCTTTATTAATACTCCATTAGATGGTAACTTATCATTTTCTTTTAAACTAGTTAAAATATAATCTATTAGTAATGCTCCAGTTTGGTTTCCATTTAATATTTTATATTGTCCTGTATTATCTTTAACTACAGCACCAACCCTATCACAATCTGGATCTGTTCCTAACAATAAATCAGCATCAACTTCTTCT contains:
- a CDS encoding type I phosphomannose isomerase catalytic subunit, with the protein product MYPLKFYPLYKEKVWGGSNIQRYFQRNISEKLPIGESWELCCHEHGTSLIKNGKYKNISITDLINSKGHDILGENHEEYAKSFPLLIKYIDANDKLSVQVHPNDEYTNYRVGESGKIEMWYIVDAMENANIIYGLKEDCSKDEFIESVMNNSIKDNLNYVDIKAGDVLYIPAGTVHAICEGTLIAEIQQNSDTTYRLYDWDRVGLDGKPRQLHITDAVSVIDHGVKNNKAQGYTFSNKDYDKTVYVSCDKFTVEKINVKRKYVDNLNGKIFKIYMCLDGDLDIIHNNKIEFLKAGETILIPASLENYRIIGNGTLIKTYIQEPMEVAKRLNSMGATREDLLKIEGLNRII